The following coding sequences lie in one Cannabis sativa cultivar Pink pepper isolate KNU-18-1 chromosome 5, ASM2916894v1, whole genome shotgun sequence genomic window:
- the LOC115716240 gene encoding binding partner of ACD11 1: MSIKTVKVSNVSLGANERDIKEFFSFSGDIEYVEMMSDNERSQIAYVTFKDGQGAETAVLLSGATIVDMSVTITLAPDYELPPAASAPPVTENKAPPGGESAIRKAEDVVSGMLAKGFVLGKDAVNKAKTFDEKHQLTSTASAKVVSLDKKIGLTDKINAGTSLVSDKVREVDQKFQVSEKTKTAFAAAEQKVSEAGSAIMKNRYVFTGASWVTGAFSKVAKAAGEVSQKTKEKVGIVEEEQKRKIVDDYAQVHLSESPKASAPSEPKQSKPEPAQGLIL, translated from the exons ATGTCG ATAAAAACTGTCAAGGTCAGTAACGTTTCTTTGGGAGCAAATGAGAGAGACATCAAGGAGTTCTTTTCTTTCTCTGGTGATATTGAATATGTCGAGATGATGAG TGATAATGAACGATCTCAAATTGCATATGTTACCTTCAAGGATGGGCAAGGAGCCGAGACTGCAGTCCTCCTCTCG GGAGCTACTATTGTTGATATGTCTGTGACGATTACTCTTGCTCCAGATTATGAGCTGCCACCAGCTGCTTCAGCACCCCCT GTAACAGAAAATAAGGCTCCTCCAGGAGGTGAATCGGCAATTCGTAAGGCAGAGGATGTTGTTAGTGGAATGCTTGCTAAGGGATTTGTATTGGGGAAAGATGCTGTGAACAAGGCTAAAACTTTTGATGAGAAACATCAGCTGACATCAACAGCCTCAGCCAAAGTTGTTTCTTTGGACAAAAAGATTGGGTTAACTGACAAAATAAATGCTGGTACTTCTTTGGTGAGTGACAAAGTTCGTGAAGTGGATCAGAAGTTTCAGGTTTCAGAAAAAACCAAAACAGCTTTTGCGGCTGCTGAGCAGAAAGTTAGTGAGGCTGGATCCGCCATAATGAAGAATCGGTATGTTTTCACTGGGGCATCCTGGGTTACAGGTGCTTTCAGTAAGGTTGCCAAAGCAGCAGGAGAAGTTAGTCAGAAGACAAAAGAGAAAGTGGGAATAGTTGAAGaggagcagaaaagaaaaatagtggATGACTACGCCCAAGTTCATCTCTCCGAGTCTCCTAAAGCATCTGCACCGAGTGAGCCGAAGCAATCAAAGCCTGAACCTGCTCAAGGCTTGATCCTTTGA
- the LOC133037938 gene encoding uncharacterized protein LOC133037938 has product MHLMVIALVSHSALSVPRNSAMLTLNGTNHKQWVESLMLNLTLMRVDLALRMDAPPKPADDATEKDKKSYEDWEHSNRCCLMLMRYHMDESIRDSIPQIENAKDFLAAIKEKYKKFSKNEKNECLTLFHRTNYADTGDIRAHIDKLMGCYQKLKGMGLDLGEDYMVWFVMETIPSQFDSIRSSYNAQKEQWTIEEMTTILAKEEEDMKKGRARSISMVTNPNNSHKRKFTPNNSSDQRFHKKRATNPKGNGQASSSSTGHKNEFFKGKCNFCQCFGHKKADCRKLKAHLEKKGSDKSKKAE; this is encoded by the exons ATGCATTTAATGGTTATTGCTCTTGTTTCTCATTCAGCTTTAAGCGTTCCAAGAAACTCTGCCATGTTGACGCTAAATGGAACAAACCACAAGCAGTGGGTTGAATCCCTCATGCTAAATTTGACTCTTATGAGAGTGGACTTGGCCTTGAGAATGGATGCACCTCCTAAACCCGCTGATGATGCCACTGAAAAGGACAAGAAGTCCTATGAGGATTGGGAGCATTCCAATCGGTGTTGTTTGATGCTTATGAGGTATCACATGGATGAGTCCATTCGTGATAGTATTCCTCAGATTGAAAATGCAAAGGATTTTCTTGCTGCCATTAAGGAAAAGTACAAAAAGTTCTCaaagaatgagaaaaatgaGTGCTTGACTTTGTTCCATCGCACTAATTATGCCGATACGGGTGATATTAGAGCCCACATTGACAAGCTCATGGGTTGTTATCAAAAGCTCAAGGGCATGGGATTGGATCTTGGTGAGGATTACATGGTATGGTTTGTGATGGAAACTATTCCTTCTCAATTTGATTCGATCAGATCAAGCTACAATGCTCAAAAGGAGCAGTGGACCATTGAGGAGATGACTACTATTCTTGCCAAAGAAGAAGAGGACATGAAAAAGGGGAGAGCAAGAAGTATCTCCATGGTGACCAATCCAAACAATTCTCACAAGAGAAAGTTCACTCCCAACAACTCTAGTGACCAAAGGTTTCATAAGAAGAGAGCCACCAATCCTAAGGGAAATGGACAAGCAAGCTCTTCTTCAACTGGTCATAAGAATGAGTTTTTCAAAGGGAAGTGCAACTTTTGTCAATGCTTCGGGCATAAGAAAGCTGATTGCCGAAAGCTCAAAGCTCACTTAGAGAAGAAAG GCAGTGACAAGTCGAAGAAGGCCGAGTAG
- the LOC115717711 gene encoding uncharacterized protein LOC115717711 — MINEELESNVDTSKDGVVGTDQISVNFWGRIANYFNTHYKDDQRRTGKQCKDHCNKMNQKVTRFNGCYKRVQQAHHIGWFDDQIIKNAHEMYKSENNNLKFQLVDCWRLLKDEPKWNVMYQSEGVKRAKVSRSGAYTSSSNVDISDHKVREERPIGQKATKRKGKGKQDEQLATFYDINQWKANVLEKLVAVQEKKVMAKYMDYLFLGTSNMTPEQKKDHKNLVAHIKTNILNL; from the coding sequence ATGATCAACGAAGAACTGGAAAGCAATGTTGATACATCTAAGGATGGTGTCGTGGGAACTGACCAAATTTCTGTAAATTTTTGGGGTCGGATCGCAAATTACTTCAACACCCACTACAAAGATGATCAACGAAGAACTGGGAAGCAATGCAAAGACCATTGCAACAAGATGAATCAAAAGGTGACACGTTTCAATGGGTGTTACAAGCGAGTACAACAAGCACATCACATCGGTTGGTTTGATGACCAAATTATTAAGAATGCACATGAGATGTACAAGTCTGAAAAtaacaatttaaaatttcaGCTTGTAGACTGTTGGAGATTATTAAAAGATGAGCCGAAATGGAATGTAATGTACCAATCAGAAGGTGTTAAGCGAGCGAAGGTGTCAAGATCAGGGGCATATACTTCATCATCCAATGTAGACATCAGTGATCATAAAGTTCGTGAAGAGCGCCCTATTGGCCAAAAGGCAACAAAGAGAAAGGGAAAGGGAAAGCAAGATGAGCAACTTGCTACATTTTATGACATTAATCAATGGAAAGCAAATGTGTTGGAGAAATTGGTGGCGGTACAAGAAAAAAAAGTAATGGCAAAATACATGGATTATCTATTCTTGGGCACATCAAATATGACTCCTGAGCAAAAAAAAGATCATAAAAATTTGGTAGCTCATATTAAgactaatattttaaatttgtaa